cttttacacaagttcatgtttcccgtgtggtggagtttcaccttttaacccttgtaccgttaGAAAgaagcttatgttaagatacatgatcttaacaaagtcgggttaaacgatgatgagagccaccacatcgtagatcgggcctcaataaccaacatacttgaatactacgacttttacacgcgttatatgcttttaaccaacaatattcgagtttttgtagactttttagattcaaaagatgggttaccgacttttaaccgttaaaaatccttttaaccactttagatacgttcaagaacaagttttaaacattatacctctagctcggggctagggaagatctttggcgaaaatggcgtggataaaagcaaatgagcgaggtccttcaacttccgtttgcttcaagcttcctcgtacgtgatccccgacactagtatatgcttggaatggagAGATCGAAAGCCGACAATGGGTGTGTGTGGGTGGGGATTCTCGGCCGAGAGgaagcaagagggagagagagagagatggtgaaatgtgtgtgttcttgtgtgtgtgagtgtgtgtagTATTTATAGGAAAAATCAAGATTATCGTCCATCGGTCGCTaggtcgtctagatatccacgtaatctaattaaataataaaaagttgtaCTCTTTATGTCACATCATAGTGACCGATTCCATTAGAGAGAAATGCCATCCGGTtcgatctcgattgttcagttagagttcagttTAGTTAAGTGGGTTAACTTTAAgtgttaactccgttagttgtttaacgcgttataaggcgggtgttagggtaatcagggaccctaactggctcagaaaaataccaataatatttttggcaatatttttatgttccgggtatagtccggttgttcggttggatagtaatccgttaaagcgcttaagtaatcctttaagcgttgtaaataatattttagcggcacaatttattctgcaaagtgtcaggaatatttcctcatattttggcactttattaattagctagaagctagtatgttgataaaagtgctgtgtttcgtgcttaaagtacgttttaggcacatccaatctctatatcttattcctagagacgcaaatatacaacccttgtatccctacacacactatgggtgtagtaaaataattctggctcatacaggcctttagaggcagtgtttgcctgatgctggctatatcagcatgttcaataggttatccgttcaaatgctactgtgcttttgtgcatcatgtttgtcactagagttcagtaaataaataatgtagtgacggaaaaatcaaagtatgatgcagatatgtacaaatatcaacaatcaagtagcagtctatcagaaatctcagttaagcacagtaattcgGCAACAAtcaataattaattaagtcgtacggatacctggtttaatgagggttgtcacacaagaCCTCCTTCTCCCAAAATGTTTAAAGGCTTTatctttgccaatggaccaccaccccattagTGTCAACATCTGTTTGCCCGATCAGATTGGGTGTTAAATTATAGTTCTTTAAgtcattgttttgttttcttgaattctatgtaattttgttaagaagtacaagaacaaacatttttacaaaatcccaaatcacccgatcacgtaagtgcattgaagtaaaagtGCAAATAATGTTATTCATgtggtcctgttgtgcttttgtttgacctataatatgggttcatgatctaatccggtgatGTGAAGACATTATTGTTGAATCCAATGAGATGCTTGATGTAATGGGAtcgtattaataacaaataataattaatattactaaatttcccgagcccgggaagcaatcccgggtaataACCTAGTCACTTCATAAATCATTATTTTCATTAACTATTTCACCAAATATTCAATATCGTATTTGGCTAAACCGCAAATTGCCAAcataatatataacaattaaatATTATTTACTTGTTTGTCATCCAAAGTGTAACATTTTGGATCATACCTTTTTAGCAATGTTAATTAATCAACTTATCGGAAATCTcatatccaacaatctcccacttagATGATTCATCAATTAACTGACTTAGCATTGACAATGGTGGACGCCTAGTTGCATCTCACTGCCCCTAGCAAGGAATGACGTATCATATTCATCAACTAGCTCCTTATGTTCAAGTAACTCATTGCTAACCAAGTACTATAGCCATAGTAATCTTATCATGagacattcttgttctcgttctCATATAACCCAAAATGCCCGACCCCCCATGAGAATCTCCAAGCCCCCAAAGGGCAATGCCGGGTTGGCTTAGAGGGAAGGTGTGTCACATTCCTAAGGGCTTAACATTCTTCACATCTACAACATAAAATTTTCCTTTTCTCAGTTGTGAGAAAGACGTTGTCAATTGACAAAACTTTGAAACAGTGTTTTGTTAAAAGAACATCAAAGTCTTTGTCACAAATACGAAGTTTTTATACTATTGGGACCTAGTTGCTACTGACTAGCAATTGCTGCTTAAACATAGAAGTCGTGAACACACTTATTATAGGATTCTTATTTTATATTGTGAAATTCAGTTCCCATGTATTGATGTATTCATCGATTCCACTATTAGATTCATTAAACCTTTGTGTATTATTAAGTTACAAATGCACTTAATTTGGTCTTTTAATTTAGTGTATTCACTAGTGAACACATTATGTATTGGATGTATATTTCAACGTTTATTTATTGTGTTATTACATATAAAAAAGATTTGTATGTAACGcacatctattatatgtatttgtTACTAAAAGTTAACATTGTCGATGTATAAGAGAAATAGGATCCAACTAGACTGGACTGCATCGAATTCAGCTCCCAGAAATAGTTAACTTACAATAATTGGTACCTGAGAACAAAAGCAGAGAAATAAGGATGTCTAGGATTCATCCATCATCATCTTCTGAGAACAAAATTAGCAATGATCCAGTTAAAGTTTCTTCAAGTCCAAAACTCACGACACTTACAGTATGGAAAAGATCAAGCATGAGCTTCCAAGGCACCGATGGGTTCACAGTGTATGATGGCCATGGACGGCTCGCTTTTCGCGTTGACAACTACTCCAGGAACAACGGCTGGTCCTGTGCCACTAACGAGGCTGCCACCGCCCTGGTCCTCATGGATGGATCCGGCAGACCTTTGTTAACGCTCAAACCCCAGGTCCGTCCCTTGATCGACTATAATATATAGTCATGAAAATCTTCATAATAAAACTGTAATCCTAATTGATAACtaaggggaggaggggtggttcactagtgatagtttctatcactcacaagcaccaatcaagtttcgccatgtcatcaaccatttttccatcactcacaaccttttttagtgggggtggtcatcactcaccaccatacccaacaatttccccccaaccaacaattccaCTCACAAAACAAAACCATCACGTGttgaaaaaataaagaaaatggaTTTTCGTTAATATATAACGCGTTATCTAAATGAGGCGGGGTGGGAGAAATAAAATACCACGCGTTATACTTTTGCCATCACTCGTTATAATACTACCGCCCCGTGTGGCCTGATAATCTAAGATACAACCTGAAAAGGCCattgattaatcaactttgataCTTACTATTTTGCTTTTTCACGTACTTTGTGTTTCAAATGCAACATGTATAGGTTGATATTTCTAAGTAAGTTGAAAAATCCTGGATTCGGTTGactgttttaattttattttatttttcatttagGAACTTACAATAGAGTGGTAGTGGTAGGTATTTCCTTCCTATGCATGATGAAAGTACGTCTATATATTCAGATTTTCAGTTTTCAAAGTCAGTGGAATGGTTGTGCATATAGAGAAGACCACAAGGGATCATCAAACAAGGACAGGACAATATTTCTTATGCGGAGACCATCATCAACTTTCTTCGGCCGAACCCGAAACCAAGAATCACAATGCGAGGCAGAAGTCTTCTTCAGTCATCATACAGAACCAGAGTACCGAATAGAGGGTTCATTTTGGAATCGTAATAGCAGGATCAGGAGCATCGCTAGAGGAGAAGTGGTGGCCAAAATTATCAGGAAGCGGGCGAGTGGTGGTAGTTCTAGTAGAACTATGGTTTTGAGCGAAGAAGTGTTCAGCCTGGTGGTGAGCCCTGGTTTTGACCCTCAACTCATTATGGCTTTTGTTGTCATTCTGGATCGCATTTGTTATAAGCCGTCGTTATTCACCCCTCTCATGTGTTCTTAAATAAATTGTTACAGACCTTTGTTGGTTGTCATGTTACTAAAAAGGCACTTCTCAAATCAGTTCAAGACTGTTTTTCTTTCGTTTctttttttgtgtgtgtgaggCAGTCCAGTTTTGTAGGTTCACATGAACCCACTCGGTTTGAAAAGCTAGTGAGAActttgtatgatttggaaaaaatagTGAAAATCTACCAAACGAACCCAATGAAAGAAGTTCTTGGATCCGCCACTAGTGTGAGGCTGGCTAATCCAAAATTTCCAACGGATGGCTTTGGTTAGGGGATAAAAAGAAATTGCTGATGAGTTAGTTCTGCCAGAGATGGGAAAAAACCAGCCCCAACAGAAATCGAAAATCAAAGCGGATTGAGTGGAACTAGTTTGCAACCGCTATGTTTGAGACCAGGTTATGGATTCCCTTCACTGAACCGAGCCCACTGAAACAAGTCCATACACCGGTAAAGACCTGTTTGGAAGCAAACCATCATTTTATGAAAAAGTCCAATGAAAGCCAAGACGAGACCCAGAAAAATTGATAATAGAAAAGTAGACATAGATAATCAATGAAAGCTAAGACTATGTAGTAAATGAAGATAACTAATAATACAACCCCGCGCTTCGAGGAACACGGTTCTACACAAACATAGATACATAAGTTTTCTGCGTTGCGATGGGCTCTTGTTATATGTATATTTCAAACCTGTTTGCGACTCGGGTAGGAGCTTGTTGCGTTTTTTGGGTCCAAACTGGTTATAACTTACAACTTTGTGCAGGTAATTGTGTTGAACCATTCCAACATACAAAGGGGAAATTTAGGTCCAAATtaaatctatctatactatataataaaaaaaccaTGTTAGGGAGCTCTATGAAGCTctttaattatttttctaaatatttattatggaaagtcaattattgataatattaaatttaaaatttgtagaagagatttaataataaagataaaagataactgataataatatattaattattataatcatatattaattattaaaatctaaaaaatatatgattataataattaatatattattatcagGTATTTCTATTTGTTCTATTCATTATATCCTAGAAGTGGTATTATATATCCTCTCATAACACAATATTCCAGTAAAGATAATTAAAAACCATTTGAGTTTTACATGTATGACAACATCAAGAACTGTTACAGACCTAGCAAACGCACTACCACCAAGTAGCAATATACCACTAGTTAAATTTCCACTCATTTACTTATGAAGTTAAATTCTAGCGAGCTAATATTGAGTAGCTtacatgtgacaacccgagatcccAAGATCCTTCCTATGCGTATTATTTGTTTTGCAATCCTGTTCTTATTATGTACAATCATCCGAATGATCAATGTTTATGTGTAATGTTTGGTTGCTTATTATGTATGAGTAAGTTTGGTTgttaaagtgttgtgttaaacaAGATTCTTCGTCACAAGTCCATCCCGACGAAAAATAGGACTTTCGCCACATGTAACTTCGACGAAAGATGGATCTTTCGTCGAGGATCGTTTTTCGCTATAGCGGGTCTCGGCTCAATGTATTTCGTGGCCGAATAGTTGATGATTATAAAACCCTTATAACCGTAAGACGTAAACGTGAAACGCTAAAAACTCTTTCTTCCTCCCCTTACTGTTCGACGACATTTGTGAGTTTCGAAACTTGTATCTCGATCGGATTAATCCTCTTCGTATCACGGTTAGTGTCTTCTTGTTAATGGTGTGTTATGATTCTGAGGATGCTTTGCTATGATTTTATGCGATTAGGGTCTGTTAATGATTATGTTAACATAGATGTATGCTTAATGATTATTGATTATCCAGAACTGTTGCACATCAAGTCTTGATGATTAGAGAGTGTACACGGATTGTTGTGGTTTTGAATGTAACGCAAAAACAAGGGTTTCGTGTAAAGGATCATAGGACTAGAATATGTGTTTAATCATGATATGAAACTATGGTTGATTGTGATGATGAACAATGATTAAGATTACTATGAACATAATAATGTAACTGTCGTTTGATCCTTTGATTATGCTGTATATGTGTGTAACTGATGATTCTGTGGCCAAGGGGCTGTTAACTGATCTCGACGAAACATTGTTGATGTTTTGTCATAGTTGACCCCGACGAAAGATCGGTATTTCGTCACCTGGGATGTTGACGAAAGTTAGGTATTTCGTCATCTGGGATGTTGACGAAAGATGGGTATTTCGTCGGAATTGTTTATGACGAAAGAGAGGGGACTTTCGTCGGTGGGGACTTTTGTCGGAGGGGTTATTCGCCGAAGGAAACAGATTGGGGTTGGGCTTTTATAGATAGCCTAGTTAACTGTTGTGTGCTATTGCATGTTATACATGGGATGTGAACATGTATAGAGCAGGGTATTTGTTATATGATATTCGGTAGATGCAAACTGTATGTGAATACGTGATTTACTGTATATGAATACGTGACTTATTGTGTACAAATACGTGACTCATTTGATTGTGTAACTAATGAtgattggtaaccacggtagggttcgggttgaccaacttggacggGTAATTTAACATActgagcaaatcaaaggtgagttcattcctcttgagcatgcgtcccggtggttgggacagtcactgggtatccctgagagggattggtttttgggtaaatcaattgggtattcctgagaggaatacgtcTTGTGGGAAAAatcgggaatgttggataatacactcatcctatcacccttaagtcccatcttgtttgttacctgagaggtaacggagtattagttggtagcgctatctaggtttggcaccctcacctcGTACTTGAGAGGACAGgtttgttacctgagaggtaacggagtattagttggtagcgctatctaggtttggcaccctcacctcGTACTTGAGAGGACAggtgtgaactaatgactcagtcatgcccaatgctttgataggagcattggggaacgggcaaaaatcaatcaggagccgtcttgtattcgggtattcggggtattatcaacattaaatCAATGAactaaactaaacacttggtaatcaacgttttcgtaaaactatgaactcaccagctttgtctgatacacatgtcgcatgctcgcaggtcgttaggtactatgggaaaggaacttgctgtctggatggctggagtggtcatgggtcgcagTGCTTGGATACGCGTGTCTTGTTTATGGAATTCTTATACATTAGGTTTTGAAACATTTAAACAATGAATTATTATTTGCTTCTGTTGTCACTAATTAACTTGGATTATGTTCTATGAATGTTTTATTTAATGAACGGGAATTTTGTTAAACATCTTAtggttagttcaatgtgattggtggctagatcctggtacgtcacacgcctagcggggttaccgcatgtggtatttggggggggggggttgtgacagtttggtatcagagccacttattatagtgaactaggttttagaacgtttttataaaaccagactataaccgaacagttcagaaagcgaccatgacactcagctccagattgcaaggttcgtctctcgtttatTTATTGTCTAGTATATCTAGTATACCCTTATATATGATGTTGCATGCGATTGCAGACACTTAGCATTTCAGACTAGATTCATGTGTATTTACCTGAGTTATGTGATTGATAGAGTCACAGTGCGATATCCCGTTAGCTTTTCATGGTTTATGTTTGTGGTGCTTTGTCTTGTTGCGAGAACTTGAGGAACCTTTTAGCATGAGTTGGGAGgagctgagataaacatgcaaatcgcattattattatgggtgcacacataataataatgtggggtgcatgcgagtcccagtgagatCTAACAAGTGTGAAAGGGGTTCTGCTTTATTGTCTGATGTATTTTGTTATCCGTAGAAGTTGTTGTGAGTTTGACTCCTACCTTATCTCGACTCTTAACCCTTCTCCTTAATCATGAGCGGACGAGGTCATGGACGTGGTCACATTGCGATGACAAATTTGATTAACACACGTGTAgctgaggctttggcagcctaccaagctggtacAATATGTGCCAATTACCCTTTATTCTTGTGTCACGTACACAACTCTTACCCGTGTGTTATGTTTATTTCCGCCTTTAGGTCAGCAAGCTAATccgaatcaaaacaatccacctgcttGCACGTTTAAGACATTCATGGATTGTAGGCCACAAacgttcagtgggactgaaggggctatGGGGCTACTGCATTGGTTTGAGAAGGCGGAGTCAGTATTCGCGATGTGTAACTAtcctgctggggacagagtgaagtatgctgcaggcacactcgaggatggtgccttgacctggtagAATGCCCAAGTCCAGATGCTGGGCATTGAGATGGCAAATGCCACTACTTGGGACGATTTTAAGGAGTTGATGTGGGAAGAATACTGTCCTCGCGACGAGATTCAGAAACTCGAGAACGAATACTACAATTTGAAGATGGAGGGGTCCGAGATCGAGGCTTTCATGAAACGATCACATGAGCTAGCAAATTTGTGCCCCAACTTATCTCGACCCCCCACGTCGGAGAATTGAGTTGTATATCAAGGGTCTAGCACCAGCAgtaaagagtttggtcactgctgCAAACCTCAACAACTTAGCTCAGATCATCCGCTTAGCCCACAAGATTACAGATCAAGAGGTGGAGCGTGGCTCGCTACCATCGCGTGTTtctactactgctactactgcCACAGCTAGTACTCCTGCCACTGATAGTAAGCGCAAATGGAATGATGTGGACAAGGTGTCCAATCCGAATCAGCCCCAGAAGAAGCCAGACAACAGCAGTCATCGCAGTTTTAGCCAGACATCCTCAGTCAATCAGAATCAAAGCAACAACTCAAGTCAGGGCTCATACGCAGGGAAGCAGCCTAAGTGTAACAAGTGCAACTTCCACCATCGCGGGCCGTGCACCCGAGTCTATCAGGTGCAATAAGGTGGGCCACATGGCTAGAGACTGCAGAGTCTCACTCCCAGGGCAGCAGCAGCAGCACCCtccacagcagcagcaaccacaacaACAGGGGAGGCAGCAGCCTCAGCAGAATCAGGGAAATCgtaaggggtgctttcagtgtggtgatgagggtcattttaagcgggattgccctgaACTAAATCAGAATGCGGGTAACAACAACAACGCGGGGAATAACAAtaatgggaacaatggtgggaacggggcGTGGAAGAGTATTTACTGTTGGTGTTGGGGAAGCTCTCAATGATGGCAACGTTGTGACCGGTACGTTTTCTGTGAACGATCtttttgcttctgttttattcaactctggtgccgattggagttatgtgtctttggggttcagtcgACAGTTAGGGTTGACTCCCACAcctcttgtaaataagcatgtagtagaattagctgatggtaaaTCAATTGAATCTTCTCATGtcctttttggttgtaaacttgatcttaTGGGTCAAGTGTTAGACATTGACTTACTCCCCATTACTCTTAGAAGTTTTGATGTGGTCGTTGGCAAGGATTGGTTGTTGAAGCACCAAGAAAAAAtctctgtaaagagaaaatcgtgtgtatccctctccctagtggaAAATCCTTGTCGGTTCAGGGTCATCATAGTGGTGCGATGGTTGGTATCATCTCAGCTATGCAAGCTTAAAAGTGTCTACgaaagggctaccctgctatttTAGCTCCTAAAGAGTTGCTTGGATTACATCCACATCGCCAAGTGGAATTTCATATTGACCTTATGCCAGGAGCAGCTCCGATTGCctgtgctccttatcgtcttgcactaggagagttgcaagagctgtcaaatcaacttcaagaactgttggatagaggttttatctgacccagctcttcgccttggggagccccagttttgtttgtgaagaagaaggacaggtcctttcgtatgtgtatagattatcgggaactcaacaaggtgacagtcaagaaccgttatcccttaccacgtatcgacgacttgtttgaccagttgcaagggtcaagtttctactcgaagatcgattgaagatcaggctatcatcaagtGAGAGTCTGAGAAGAGGATGTTCCAAAAACAGCTTTTCGGACGcgatatggacattatgagtttttggttatgccattcgggttgacaaacgcaccagcagtcttcatggaccttatgaaccatgtgtgcaagccgtatcttgacgatttcgttattgtgtttattgacgacatcttgatctactctaagagcaaGGAGGACCACGAGCGACACTTGCGCCTTATTTTGGAAGTCCCGAGAAAAGAGCAGCtctacgcgaagttttctaagtgtgacttctggatacGAGAAGTGCACTTCCTTGGCCACATTGTTAATGAAtcagggatacatgtggatcctgctaagattgatgctatcaggaattgggcggcaccaaagaatccttcggaggtgcgacaatttcttggtctcgctgggtattatcgaagatcgctcaacctcttacctcgTTGACACATAAAGGCGTTGTATATTCTTGGGGAAATAAGCAGGAGGATGCTTCCAACTTTTGAAACAGAAAATCTACAATGCACCAATCTTGTCTCTACCTAAAGGTACCGAGGATTTCAtggtatattgcgatgcttctattcagggtctcggttgcgtgttgatgcaacacaAGAAGGTAATAgcctatgcttctcgacaactaaaggtgcacgagaagaactacacaactcacgatttggagctgggagccgtagttttcgcgttaaaaatctggaggcactatctgtacggtaccaaatgcactatctacaccgaccataggagcctccCGCATattttcgaccagaaggaattgaatatgcgacagcgtcgctgggtagaaTTATTAAACAACTACGATTGTGCCATTAAGtatcacccaggtaaagctaacgttgtagctgatgcccttagccgaaaggagaTGAAACCTAAGCGTGTGCGAGCATTACAGCTCACTATTCACACAAATCTTCCTGATCAGATTCGTTCGGCTCAGATAGAAGCGTTGAAGGAAGAAAATATTACAGCTGAGTATTAGCGGGGCATGGAGAAACGACTGGTGGAAAGATCTGACGGCATATACTATTTTATGGAATGGATTTGGATTCCTCTGTTTGGTAACCTTAGAGaccttgtgatggacgaagcgcacaagtctcgatattctgttcacccgggttcggataagatgtatcaagacctcaaagttatgtattggtggccgtAGATGAAAGCTAACATCGCGACGTATGTGAGtaaatgtctgacttgtgcgaaagtcaaagtggagtatcagaaaccctcaggcctgcttcaacaaccagagatacccatgtggaagtgggagcagattgctatggatttcgtcactggttTGCCAAGAACTCAAAacggaaacgataccatctgggtgatcgttgatcgcctcacgaaatctgcgcactttcttgcgatcaaggaaacggataagttctctcaACTTGCTGCTGTTTATctgaaggaagtggtttctaggcacggggtgccaacttctattatctctgatcgtgatccGCGTTTCATATCTAATTTGTGGCAATCTATGCATAAATCTTTCAGCTCACGTCTCGACATAAGCACtacttatcacccacaaacggatggtcaaagcgaacgaaccatccagacacttgaagacatgctgcgagcatgtgtgatcgattttggtaagggctgggagaaacacttgccgctgatcgagttctcttacaacaacagttaccacactagcatcCAGGCAGCTCCGTTTGAAGCGTTGTATGGCCGGAAATGTCGTTCTCCACTTTGTTGGGCTGAAGTgggtgacagccaggtcacaggtccagaacttgt
This is a stretch of genomic DNA from Helianthus annuus cultivar XRQ/B chromosome 16, HanXRQr2.0-SUNRISE, whole genome shotgun sequence. It encodes these proteins:
- the LOC118488401 gene encoding protein LURP-one-related 5-like, giving the protein MSFQGTDGFTVYDGHGRLAFRVDNYSRNNGWSCATNEAATALVLMDGSGRPLLTLKPQIFSFQSQWNGCAYREDHKGSSNKDRTIFLMRRPSSTFFGRTRNQESQCEAEVFFSHHTEPEYRIEGSFWNRNSRIRSIARGEVVAKIIRKRASGGSSSRTMVLSEEVFSLVVSPGFDPQLIMAFVVILDRICYKPSLFTPLMCS